A single window of Achromobacter xylosoxidans DNA harbors:
- a CDS encoding dienelactone hydrolase family protein, whose product MSFSAAAGNVAPTVIHTDAQGLAHGDFQLPVADGSISAYYAAPEGKRDLPVVLVIQEIFGVHEHIKDICRRVAKAGYLAVAANLYERQGDASTYTDIPKLIAEIVSKVPDEQVFADLDASVAWAAQHGGDPKRVAVTGFCWGGRLTWMYAAHNPDVKVGVAWYGRLSSGHGPLIKRFAFDVVNELHAPVLGLYGAKDASIPVSDIEIMKTKLAGGNENARRSEFVVYPQADHAFLADYRMSYQAEAAKDGWGRMLEWFKRYL is encoded by the coding sequence ATGAGTTTTTCCGCCGCCGCCGGCAATGTCGCCCCCACCGTGATCCACACGGACGCCCAGGGGCTGGCCCACGGGGATTTCCAGTTGCCCGTGGCCGATGGGTCCATCAGCGCCTATTACGCCGCCCCCGAAGGCAAGCGCGACCTGCCGGTGGTGCTGGTGATCCAGGAAATCTTCGGGGTGCACGAGCACATCAAGGATATCTGCCGCCGGGTGGCCAAGGCCGGTTACCTGGCCGTGGCCGCGAATCTGTACGAGCGCCAGGGCGATGCGTCGACCTATACCGATATTCCCAAGCTGATCGCCGAAATCGTCAGCAAGGTGCCCGACGAGCAGGTGTTCGCCGACCTGGACGCCAGCGTGGCGTGGGCCGCGCAGCATGGCGGTGATCCGAAGCGGGTGGCGGTGACAGGGTTCTGCTGGGGCGGGCGCCTGACCTGGATGTACGCGGCGCACAATCCGGACGTGAAGGTGGGCGTGGCCTGGTATGGCCGACTGAGTTCGGGGCACGGACCGTTGATCAAGCGCTTCGCGTTCGATGTGGTCAATGAACTGCATGCGCCGGTGCTGGGCCTGTATGGCGCCAAGGATGCCAGCATTCCTGTGTCGGATATCGAGATAATGAAAACCAAGCTGGCCGGCGGCAATGAAAATGCCAGGCGCTCCGAGTTCGTGGTGTACCCGCAGGCGGATCATGCTTTCCTGGCGGATTACCGGATGAGTTATCAGGCGGAAGCGGCCAAGGATGGGTGGGGGAGGATGCTGGAGTGGTTCAAGCGGTACCTTTGA
- a CDS encoding Na/Pi cotransporter family protein: MSGLITLLDFAGYVALLLWGVHMVQTGVQRAFGAALGAALGRALGTRLRAFAAGLGITAALQSSTATGLMITGFAAGGVVGLVPALAAMLGANVGTTLIVQLLSFDLTSLAPILILAGVWMFRRYPPGRTRDLGRVFIGLGLLLLSLHQLVELFEPFQTAPMLGMILDALATQPVAAVLLSAAFTWAAHSSVAVVVLVMSLASHHMVAPHVAFALVLGANLGTAINPMIEGVTGDDPAARRLPLGNLLTRILGVLAGLVLLPWLQPLMSEMSSDPARAVANFHTLFNAVIALAFLPLLAPYAALLTRWLPKRADPNDPSRPQYLDEWAHDVPAVALGNAAREALRMADMLQTLLLYARAGFKRDNRHRMVQARQLDTALDKLESAITTYLATLDQENMTRDDVQRMDDILAFISNIGHAGDIAHHGLLSHIAKLRKQGWTFSPEQRASLDDTLGELISNQRQAAALFVNDDLRQARALAGEKSRFRTIETQAADAHLQKIKGGQVDAAEVGALYLDILRDMKGINSHLVGAAAYPLLARHGELLPSRLREAGN; encoded by the coding sequence ATGTCCGGACTCATTACCCTGCTTGACTTCGCCGGCTACGTCGCCCTGCTGCTGTGGGGCGTGCATATGGTCCAGACAGGCGTGCAACGCGCCTTCGGCGCCGCACTCGGCGCCGCTCTCGGCCGGGCGCTGGGCACTCGCTTGCGCGCCTTCGCCGCCGGCCTGGGCATCACCGCGGCGCTGCAGAGCAGCACCGCCACCGGCCTGATGATCACCGGCTTTGCCGCGGGCGGCGTGGTCGGCCTGGTGCCGGCCCTGGCCGCCATGCTCGGCGCCAACGTCGGCACCACGCTGATCGTGCAGTTGCTGTCGTTCGACCTGACCTCGCTGGCGCCCATCCTGATCCTCGCCGGCGTCTGGATGTTCCGCCGCTATCCGCCGGGCCGCACCCGCGACCTGGGCCGCGTCTTCATCGGCCTCGGCCTGCTGCTGCTGTCGCTGCACCAACTGGTGGAACTGTTCGAGCCGTTCCAGACCGCTCCCATGCTGGGCATGATCCTGGACGCCCTGGCCACCCAGCCGGTGGCGGCCGTGCTGCTGTCTGCCGCCTTCACCTGGGCCGCCCACTCCAGCGTCGCCGTGGTGGTGCTGGTCATGTCGCTGGCCAGCCATCACATGGTGGCGCCGCACGTCGCCTTCGCGCTGGTGCTGGGCGCCAACCTCGGCACCGCCATCAACCCCATGATCGAGGGCGTCACCGGCGACGACCCCGCCGCCCGCCGCCTGCCCCTGGGCAACCTGCTGACCCGCATCCTGGGGGTGCTGGCCGGCCTGGTGCTGCTGCCCTGGCTGCAACCGCTGATGAGCGAGATGTCCAGCGACCCGGCGCGCGCCGTCGCCAACTTCCACACCCTCTTCAACGCCGTCATCGCGCTGGCGTTCCTGCCGCTGCTGGCGCCCTACGCTGCCCTGCTGACCCGCTGGCTGCCCAAGCGCGCCGATCCCAATGACCCGTCCCGCCCGCAATACCTGGACGAATGGGCCCACGACGTGCCCGCCGTCGCGCTGGGCAACGCCGCCCGCGAAGCCCTGCGCATGGCCGACATGCTGCAGACCCTGCTGCTGTACGCGCGCGCCGGCTTCAAGCGCGACAATCGCCACCGCATGGTGCAGGCGCGCCAGCTCGACACGGCCCTGGACAAGCTCGAAAGCGCCATTACCACTTACCTGGCCACGCTCGACCAGGAAAACATGACGCGCGACGACGTGCAGCGCATGGATGACATCCTTGCCTTCATCAGCAACATCGGCCATGCCGGCGACATCGCCCACCACGGCCTGCTCAGCCACATCGCCAAGCTGCGCAAGCAGGGCTGGACCTTCTCCCCCGAACAACGCGCCAGCCTCGACGACACCCTGGGTGAACTGATCTCCAACCAGCGCCAGGCCGCCGCCCTGTTCGTCAACGACGACCTGCGCCAGGCCCGCGCCCTGGCCGGCGAAAAGTCCCGTTTCCGCACCATCGAAACGCAGGCCGCGGACGCCCATCTGCAGAAAATCAAGGGCGGCCAGGTCGACGCCGCCGAAGTCGGCGCCCTCTACCTCGACATCCTGCGCGACATGAAGGGCATCAACTCCCACCTGGTCGGCGCCGCCGCCTATCCCCTCCTGGCCCGCCACGGCGAACTCCTCCCCAGCCGCCTGCGCGAAGCGGGGAATTAG